In Carya illinoinensis cultivar Pawnee chromosome 6, C.illinoinensisPawnee_v1, whole genome shotgun sequence, a single genomic region encodes these proteins:
- the LOC122313612 gene encoding uncharacterized protein LOC122313612, translated as MSSCQSTGATSTTLAPVRSEDPAWAHARAVPGARNNTECLYCNKVIRGGGITRLKYHLAGIPGNVEACKKVSEDVKWQMKELLDEIKRSKEKKRKISSEIGGDIDLTSDDIDDSNSMEGQSQLSKGKGKSRESGTGKSVGGLSRFFAPRTTPGAQPSIKSSMCSNEILVQAKMDVARWWYDSNLPFNEAQSKFYQPAIDAMTAIGPGFKGPSLYELRGNLLKMTVNEVQDYLQQIKKVWNDTGCTLMADGWTNQKQQSIINFLVYCPKGTMFLKSVDTSGLRKDAETLFNIFDEVVQEIGAENLVQFITDNDASYKAAGKKLQQKYGSFYWSPCAAHCIDLMLENFSDPRYFPLIDDTIKKAKKITKFIYNHGWVLALMRQEFTKGHDLCRPAITRFATNFLSIQCLLLFKKELRQMFTCDKWIASSHSKSIIGKEIAGIVLEDKEFWAQCQFIVKISEPLVRVLRLVDGDEKPAMGYLYDAMERAKENIKARCNNKVSIFSPFTRIIDSR; from the coding sequence ATGTCTAGTTGTCAATCAACCGGTGCTACATCTACAACACTTGCTCCTGTAAGATCAGAAGATCCAGCATGGGCCCATGCACGTGCAGTGCCAGGGGCAAGAAATAATACTGAATGTTTATACTGTAATAAAGTAATTAGAGGTGGCGGGATCACTCGATTGAAGTATCATCTAGCTGGGATTCCAGGCAATGTAGAGGCATGTAAAAAGGTCTCTGAAGATGTAAAATGGCAAATGAAGGAGTTGCTTGATGAAATTAAAAGaagcaaagagaagaaaagaaaaataagctcAGAGATTGGAGGTGATATAGATTTAACATCTGATGATATTGATGATAGTAATAGTATGGAAGGACAATCTCAGCTTTCAAAAGGTAAGGGGAAGTCAAGAGAATCTGGAACTGGAAAGTCAGTGGGGGGATTAAGTAGATTTTTTGCTCCAAGAACAACTCCTGGGGCCCAACCTTCAATTAAGAGTTCTATGTGTTCGAATGAGATCCTTGTACAAGCAAAGATGGATGTAGCACGCTGGTGGTATGATTCTAATCTGCCTTTCAATGAGGCTCAATCCAAGTTTTATCAACCAGCTATCGATGCCATGACTGCTATCGGGCCAGGATTTAAGGGCCCTTCTTTATATGAGTTGAGAGGAAATTTGTTAAAGATGACTGTGAATGAGGTTCAagattatttgcaacaaattaAGAAGGTTTGGAATGACACCGGTTGTACACTAATGGCAGATGGTTGGACAAATCAGAAGCAACAATCAATAATCAACTTTTTAGTTTATTGTCCAAAAGGTACAATGTTCTTGAAGTCTGTTGATACATCTGGCCTTAGAAAAGATGCTGAAACATTGTTTAATATCTTTGATGAGGTTGTTCAAGAAATTGGAGCTGAGAATCTTGTGCAGTTCATAACGGACAATGATGCAAGTTATAAAGCTGCAGGAAAAAAGTTACAGCAGAAGTATGGCTCTTTCTACTGGTCCCCTTGTGCAGCTCATTGCATAGACTTGATGTTGGAGAATTTTTCTGATCCAAGATATTTTCCCCTTATTGATGATACtataaaaaaggcaaaaaagataACAAAGTTCATCTATAACCATGGTTGGGTTTTGGCATTGATGAGACAAGAGTTCACCAAAGGTCATGATTTGTGTCGTCCTGCAATTACAAGGTTTGCgacaaattttttaagtatccaATGCTTGCTCTTGTTTAAGAAAGAACTGAGACAAATGTTTACTTGTGATAAATGGATTGCATCAAGCCATTCTAAAAGTATCATAGGGAAAGAGATAGCTGGGATTGTTTTAGAAGATAAAGAGTTTTGGGCTCAAtgtcaatttattgttaaaattagTGAGCCTTTGGTTCGTGTTCTACGACTTGTTGATGGGGATGAGAAGCCTGCAATGGGATACTTGTATGATGCAATGGAAAGAGCCAAAGAGAATATAAAAGCAAGATGTAATAACAAAGTTAGTATATTCAGTCCATTCACCAGGATCATTGATTCTAGATAG